Proteins from a single region of Anthonomus grandis grandis chromosome 10, icAntGran1.3, whole genome shotgun sequence:
- the LOC126741550 gene encoding phospholipase A1-like, whose product MWFWNKILSFLGLFYYWQLCHADSALKLPSQEDFIAEVLNITVDKLQEIARNFKFTVDESIGSNIKLIQFKGDTNISTSLNEKGDIEIDASEQIVIIIHGYQSAGTADWVKSMAALYQENGVRNVLAVDWSEYAGKGYLLAAGITREVGRLIAKWFYKNVLQENPSGTRNMQLVGHSLGGHVSGFMAKKLFGLVKKKIQRISGLDVAAPLFEFPIKRPDENRLSKSDAKQVDVYHSNKGFFGFLTRFGQQDFYINKGGPIQPGCNMGINVISSLQCSHSYSHLFFTQTINSTNHVATLCDNTVLLDLGKCDDNFKVISGQNTNSSSVAGIFYGSADENGLTASN is encoded by the exons GTCACGCTGATTCTGCGCTAAAACTTCCAAGCCAAGAAGATTTTATAGctgaagttttaaatataactgTTGACAAATTACAAGAAATTGCTCGTAACTTTAAATTCACAGTGGACGAATCAATTGGATCAAATATTAAGCTAATTCAATTTAAAGGAGATACTAATATATCAACTTCACTTAATGAAAAGGGAGATATAGAAATTGATGCGTCTGAgcaaattgttattattatacatGGTTACCAATCAGCAG GTACTGCAGATTGGGTAAAAAGTATGGCAGCGTTATATCAAGAGAATGGTGTGAGAAATGTTTTGGCCGTTGATTGGTCCGAATATGCAGGAAAAGGCTATTTACTTGCTGCTGGTATAACCAGAGAAGTTGGAAGATTAATTGCCAAGTGGTTTTATAAAAACGTTTTACAGGAAAATCCATCTGGTACACGTAATATGCAATTAGTAGGACATTCGTTAGGTGGCCATGTATCTGGATTCATGGCAAAGAAGCTATTTGGATTAGTAAAGAAAAAGATACAAAGAATTTCTG gtttagatGTAGCTGCACCACTTTTTGAGTTCCCAATCAAAAGGCCAGATGAAAACCGATTGAGCAAATCAGATGCAAAACAAGTTGATGTTTATCATTCAAACAAAGGCTTTTTTGGTTTTCTAACAAGATTTGGCCAACaagatttttacataaataaaggaGGTCCTATTCAACCAGGATGCAATATGGGTATTAATGTTATTAGTTCGC TTCAATGTAGCCACAGTTATTCGCATCTATTCTTCACCCAAACAATTAACTCTACAAACCATGTAGCAACACTATGTGACAATACGGTTTTGCTAGATTTAGGGAAATGCGAcgataattttaaagttatctcCGGACAGAATACTAACTCTAGCAGTGTTGCTGGTATTTTTTATGGAAGTGCAGATGAAAATGGATTGACTGCAAGTAATTAA